AAGAACTTCTGAAACGCTTTAATTTCATCGTGCAAAAATTCCATTCATACATAGATGACTTTATCGAGGGCTTAAAAAAGGAACCGCTTCAGCCTAAGTATAGGATGTCATCCTTGACGTTCTACAAGGAAACTTTGTTGAAATCGGAAAAGTGATTTGGAATTTCCATAAACTTACAGATGTTCCCCCAGCATTTTTTCCATCCAGATCATGTTATACCATTGCCCGAATTTGTAGGCGCAGTCGTTGAAGGTGCCTACCAGCGAGTAGCCCATGTGTTCGTGAAATTTCTGGCTGCTGTTGTCCAGGTGGGTGCTGCCAGGTTTTGGCGAAGCGATGCAGGCGTAGGCGTTTAGAATCCCGCGAGCCTTCAGTTCTTTTTCCAGTTCGTTATACAGGGCGCGGCCATAGCCTTTCCCGTGTTCGCCCATCTTGACGTAGATGGATGTTTCTACGCTGCGGCTGTAGGCGGCGCGGCCCTTGAAAACCCCTGCGTAACAGTACCCAAGAATTTCTGCAGTACCTGCGCCATTTCCGTCCGCGGCGTACTCCGAACTTGCGACGGCCCCGACGGTACCAGCAGCGCGGCCTGAGCTGTCCCCAATTCGTTCCAGAACCAGGTAGGGATATTTTTCCAGCGTCGTGCGGATTCGCTATGCAAATTCCTCTACAGAGGGGGCGTCATACTCGAAGGTAATGGCGGTGCCTTCTACGTAAGGCTTGTAGATAGCCAAGATAGCGGCGGCGTCTTCAACTGTTGCAGAGCGGATGCTTATCATGTTATTTGATTCTCTAGATCCTTCGGTCACTTCGTTCCCTCAGGATGACGCGTTTTTATTTAATGCTCTTTCCGTCCTTGAAGGCGTTGCCGATTTTTTCGCCTAGGGCGTAATAGCCATGACCTTCGGGATCGTAGCACAGGGGGCAAAGTTTCTTGATGTCCACCTTGCCCTTTGCGTTCAATATGGATTCGTCGGCGGAAACGCCCACCACCTGGGTGTAGAGCAGTTCCGTTTCTTCGTCGTAGCTCATGACCTTGCATTCCAAGGTCAGGGGGAGTTCCTTGATGATGGGGGCCTTGACCTTCTTGCTCTTGACGGCGGAAAGTCCGGACTTTGCAAATTTGTCCGCAACCTTGTGACCCGAGGTGATTCCCAGGTAGTCCAGCTGCTTGATGTTTGCGGCGGTGGCCATGCTCACGGTCAGGCACTTGTTCGCCTTGATGTTGTCCATGGTCTTGTGAGTCTTGTCGATGCAGATGGTCACCTTGTCGAAATCGTTGACGCATCCCCAGGCGGCCACCATGGCGTTGGGGGTCTTGTCTTCGTTGTAGGTCCCGATGATCAAAACGGGCTGGGGGTAAAGCAGAGCTTTCTTTCCGAGATCCTTGCGCATGGTAACTCCTTGAAATTTTTGTTACGTTGAAAGTAATATAGTTAGTTTTTATATTTCTGTAGCCGTTATTTCTCATGAATATTTTTTTCGTTAGCGATCTGCATATTGACTTTTATACACCCTTGTCCAGAACGGTGTCCTTGTTGCGTCGCTATTTTCAGGAATTTTTCGAGCGCAATTTCTTGCCGGCGGATGCGTGCTGCATTGCGGGTGACATATCCAATAATTACTTCACCTACGTGGAGTTCCTGAAGTTCATTGCGGAAAAATACCGGCAGGTCTATGTGTGCCTGGGCAATCATGATGTCATTTGTGAACGTGAGGGAATTTTCGGCGTGGATCGCGACTTTCCTACTTCTGAAAGTAAGATTGCCTATTATCTTGAGGAAGCGGCGAAGATTCCCAATGTCCACCTGCTGGAAAATTCCCGTATCGGAAACGTTGCGGGTTGCTTGGGAATGTGCGATTTTACCTACAGGCATCGTCCGGATGCATCTGTCGAGGAATACAAATTCCTGTGGAAAGCACGCTGGTTCGATGGCCGCCACTGGAATTACAAGGACAACGATACCGACGCTCTCTGGGCCCATTACAAGGCTGTCATGAACGACCTGACAGCAGCCCGCCCGAAGGTGATGATGACCCATTTTTTGCCTATGGAATTCGGCATGGCGGAAATGTACCTGACCAATCCGAATTCCACCTACTTCTTCTTTCAGGGAGACGAGTTCCTGAGAAATCTGGACGATGGTTCCATCTGGCAGGCGGGCCACACCCATTCCGCCATCAAGCGGGTGGTATGCGATAGCCTCGGCAAATCTCACCTGCTGCTTTGCAATCCCGTAGGTTACCCAAACGAACATCCCTACGAAGAAAACAGCCTGAAGCGGGAAGACTTTCTGCTGGAAATTTGACGGCCTTGCCATCAAAAAAACGCCGGGTCCTGAAACCCAGCGTTTTTGTTATCCACGCGATTTTAAGCCCTCGTTTCAAGGCTTATTTTTCAGTAGAGTTTTCTGCTTTCTTTTCTTCCTTTTCCTTGGGCAAAACCAGGTTCAGGATCACTGCCAGCAGGAACACCACGGCCACGCAGTTTTCTGCGAAGATGGTCTGGAAGATTTGCGGGAATTCCTTGAACATGCCAGCGGCCTGTGTAAAGCCAAGGCCCACGCTAAGGGAGAGGCTCACGATGACCATGTTGCGCTGGCTAAATCCGCTCTTGGACATCATGCCGAAACCTGCAAACAGAATGGAGCCGAACATCATGATGGTGCAGCCGCCAAGCACTGCCTGCGGGATGGTGGTAAGCAATGTACCGATGGGCGGGAAGATGCCGCCCAGCAGCATGACGATAGCGCCAGTGGCGATGGTAAAGCGGTTCACCACACCGGAGAGGGATGCAAGGCCCACGTTCTGGCTGAAGGAGGTGATGGGGGTGCAACCAAAGATACCGGAGATGGTGCTGACGAAACCGTCGCAGGAAATGGCACCGCCCATTTCGGACTTGTGAATCTGGCGCTTGAGGGCTCCGTTTACAAGAGCGCTGGAATCGCCCACGGTTTCCGTTGCAGAAACCAGGAAGATGGCTACCACAGAAAGAATAGGTCCAATGTGGAATTCCGGAGAGAAGGGTAAAATCTTGGGGAGCGCCACGATGCTGCAGTTAGAAAGTCCGGAGAAGTCCACCATGCCCATGCAGAGAGCAAGAACGTAACCGACCACAAGGCCCACCAGCACAGAGAGGGAGCGGAGGAAGCCCTTGGCGAAAACCTGCGTAAGCAAGCAGGTGAGCAAGGTGACGCTTCCAACGATCCAATTGTGTGTTGCGCCGAAGTCCGCAGAACCCTGGCCGCCGGCGAAGGAGTTTGCGCCGATAGGTAACAGCGAAAAACCGATAGCCGTTACCACAGTCGCTGCCACAATATGCGGAATAAGCTTCAACCAGTATTTTGCAAAAAGTCCAAGTATGCCTTCCACGATACCGCCAACAATCACGGCGCCCATGAGGGTGCCCATGCCCTGGGTGGTGGCGATGCCGATGGAAACAGAAAGGAAGGTGAAGCTGATGCCCATGACGATGGGCAACCTGGAACCGATTTTCCAGATGGGGAAAAGCTGCACCAGGGTACCGATACCTGCAATGATCATACAGTTCTGAACGAGGGCCGCTGTCAGCCCCTTATCCAGGTTTACAACCCCGGCAAGAATCATGATGGGGGTAATGTTTGCAACGAACATGGCCAGCACATGCTGCAAGCCGAAGGGCAAAGCCTTCAGCACCGGCACGCGGCCGTCCAACTGATAGATGTTTTCTGATGAATTGTTCATATTTTTCTCGCGCCTCGAACCTAACCCAGTTTCAAATTCGTATTCTTTAGCGGCAGTTCCGGCTGTTCCCTAAACTTGATGGTCTGCGTCTGCCAATCCATGGATTCCACGATGGCGATGGATTCCACGCGGTAGCCTTCTTCACGCAGGGTGCTGCCGCCCTTCTGCTGACCCTTCTCGATGGCGATGCCGAGACCTGCCACAGTGCCGCCAGCCTGATGGACCAGGTCAATCAAGGCGTGTGCTGCTGCGCCATCTGCCAAAAAGTCGTCTACGATCAAGACCTTGTCGGTAGCCTTCATGTAGGGCTTTGAAATGAACACGTTGTTCATCTTCTTATGGGTAAAGGAGTAGGCCTGAGCCACGTACTTGTCGTCGGTGCTGTTGGCGGTCTGGCTCTTCTTCGCAAAAACCACGGGCACGTCGTAAAGATGTCCCAGCAGTGTGGCGATGGCGATGCCGCTGGCTTCAATAGTCAGAATCTTGTTGATTTCCACATCGCGATAGCGGCGCTGGAATTCGTAGGCCATCTGGCGCATAATATCCACGTCGATCTGATGATTCAAAAAGCTGTCAACCTTAAGGATGTTTCCTTCCTTAATGACGCCGTCACGGAGAATCTTTTCTTCAAGAAAGTTCATAAGGATCTCTTGTAAAGAGTGTAATTATATGGTAAAAAGCTAGTAAAAATGAGATAACGTGCCCTGCTAGGGGTAGAAAACTTGGGATAATAGGGGGAGGTTCCTGTTTTCTGGCTGTTGCCTGTTGTATACAAAAGATGTTTGAAAACTTGCCCCTTATCAGGGGGACTTATGTAGCTTTAGTATAGAACTTTCGGAGTCTTATGTTTTTTATGCGTCTTTTGTCCCTGGTGGTTTGTGCCTTTGCCCTTTGGGCTTGCACTAGTGATAATGCAGTGGAATTTTATCTAGAGGAAATCGCAAGCGAGGCTCCCGTAGCTGATTCCACTTCTGTGGAGGTTTTGGATACCTCTCTTGTGGATGTTGCTGATTCCTCCGTTGTTGAGGTTGCCGATACGACTTTGGTGGAGGTGCCGGCAGATACGGCGAAGGTTGATTCTCCTGCCGTGGAAGTGGAAATAGTCATTCCCTCTTACAAGCCCGTCGTGTTTCCCGAGAGTGAACGTGTCGGACCCGTGAGCCAGTACGGAAAACTGCTTGCAGGTAAAAATTCCCGCGGTGTCGGCCGAATTTATGGCAGCTGCCAAGGCGTTGCCGATAGCGCCGAGGTCCAGGTTCGTGGAATGAGTCTCTATTGGAGCCTGCTGCATCAGGCTACCATGTTCTACTCTGATGCGGGCATTTCTACCATGGTGAAGGACATGAAGATTGAACTGATTCGAGCTGCCATCGGTACGGAGGAATATTGGGGCGGAACACCAGGATTTCTTCGCGATCCCGATGCTCAAAGAGAATTGATTGAGGAAGTTGTCAAGGCTGCGGTAAAGTACGATATTTACGTGATTATCGACTGGCATTCCCATACCGCTCACAAGCAGCTTGCCGATGCAATTCCGTTCTTTGCGGAAATGGCACAAAAGTACGGCAAATATGACAACGTGATTTTTGAAGTTTACAATGAACCCACACAAATTGAGTGGGATACGGTTAAGACTTACGCAAACAGGGTTATCGATGTTATTAGACAGTTCTCCGACAACCTTGTTCTTGTGGGAAGTCCCACATGGGACCAGTCTCCTCAAAGGGCTATTGGCAATGAAGTGACGGATCCTGCCCACAATGTGGCCTACACGTTCCATTACTATGCAAATTCCCACCTGGTTTCTACTACGGGTAGGGGCGCCAACAGGGCCATGGACGCGGGGCTTTCCATCTTTGTTAGTGAATGGGGCACGGGTGCTGCAAGCGGCAGGGGTGTTCCAAATGTGGAGCGCAATGCGGAATGGCAGAAGTGGCTTAACGAGAATAAGCTCTCCTCTGCGAACTGGTCTGCGTCCAAGATTAATGAGGGCACGGCCGCATTCCTTCAGGAAACCACGGTTGATTCACTGGTTTACAGCGAGGCGGGAAATTTGGTAAAGGGCTATTTATCTACAAATCCCGATAGTTATGTACGCTGTAAGGCTGAACCCTGAGTTTAATTACGCGCCTACAATGACCTTGTAGAATTCCAGGAACTGCTCTGGGGAAAGTTCCTCGGCGCGGACGGTGGTAGGATAATCTAGGACCTCGATGGCTTCCTGGATTTTCTTTTTATCGTAGGCCTTGCCGAAGGAGTTGGTAAGTGTCTTGCGCTTTTGTGTAAAGGCGGCGCGGACAAAGTCGAAGAATCCTTCGGGGGCTTGGAGTGCGTCGGCACGCGGTGTCAGCAGCATGGTGGCGCTGTCTACGTTTGGCTTGGGCGTAAAGTGTTCTGGCCCGATCTTTCGTAGAATCTGGGTGTCTGCGTAGGCAGAAACCAAAACGGAAAGGCTCCCGTAATTGCTGCTGCAGGGGGCTGCGCAAATGCGTTCGGCAACTTCCAGCTGGACCATGCCCATAAAGCCCTTGGTCAAATGCAGTCGTGGCATGAGACCTGCAATAATTGCTGTGGAAACATTGTAGGGCAGGTTTCCTGTGACCCAGGGTTTTTCGTGGGCATCCAGGAATGCCTGGAGGTCGAATTTCAAAAAGTCGATGTTCGTGATATGGAAATTCTTGCGGTCGCCGAATTTTCCGTTCAGCACTTCGACGCACTGTTCGTCGATTTCGACGGCGGTCAGTTCTACACCGCGGTTCAGCAGGTGTTCTGTGAGGGCGCCATGGCCTGGACCGATTTCCAGGACGGCTTCGCCGTTGCTCGCAGGCAAATCGCCTGCGATCGCCATGGCGGTGGGAACATCCAGAAAGTTCTGGCCGAATTTGCGACGTCGTGCTCTATCCATACTTTAAAATCTAGAAATTTTACGCAATGCCCCGCGCTGCGGGTCGTTACATCCCGAGGAATCTACATCCCGAGAAATCGCTTCAGGTTTTCCAGCTGGTCCTTGGCGTCCTTGACACCTAGGGCATAGAGGGCGGTAATCTTGGAGGCGTCCTTCTCGACGCGGTTGATTTTCATGTTCACGCTGGGGCGGAACACAAAGGATCTGCCCTGCTTTTCCCATTGGGCGAGAGTTGTCAGGCACTTGTTGTAGCGTACATGACGGTTGCCGACCGCTTCGATGAACTTGGGATACTTGCGGTAAACCAGCTTGTAGAGGGGCAGCAGGGAATTGGCCGATTTCTTGTATCCCTTGGGGCGGGTAACGATTACCACCTGCTTCTTGAATCCGATGCTGTCCATGAATTCAAAGGGGATGCTGTCGGCGGTGTTTCCGTCGAACATTTTCTTGCCTTCGTATTCCACAAGGCTGCTGGCGAGGGCCAGCGAGGAGGACGCCCTGATTGCATCCATTTGAGTGCGCAGGTCGCGTACAAGCAGATGCTCGGCGCCGCCGGTTTCTACGTTGCTGGCTGCGGCATAGAAGTCGGACTCCGCCGCGTTTTTCTTGAAAGTATCAAAGTCGAAGGGATCGATTTCTTCGGGAACCGTGTGATAGCAGAATTTCAGGTCAAAGTAGTTGCCGGTACGAAGCCAGTTTCCAAGGCTCATATAGCGCTTGTCCTGGGAGTGGATCGTATCCAGACGGAAGTTCCTGTCGCGCTGTTCCGACAGGTAGTTGCAAAGGTGGGTTGCCCCGGCAGAAGTTCCTGCATAACCGCCGAACTTGAATCCCTGATCGTGCAGAACATCCAGCACGCCCGCCGTGTAGGCTCCGCGCATTCCACCGCCCTCGAGAACCAGGGCGACATCTTTTATAAAAACCTTAGACATTGTTTCAAATTTAAATTTTATAGTTTTTTGTCAAAGGTAAATGTGTATGACAGAAGAAGAAAAATTGCTTTGCAAAAATCTGAAGGCCTGTGCCGATAGACTTGTGGCCGCGAATGTCTATAGGATTCTTCCTGAAATCGGAACCAACATCGGATACACAATTCGTGGAACGTCTGCTGCGGAAGTCTGCGATATTCCGGGCCGTATCCGCCGTGTGGAAAACGACTGCTGCTACGTTCGAAATCCCAAGATGGGAGGAAGTCTCTATATGGCGGGAACTCTTCTGGCTATCCGTGAGAAATTTCCGGCTGCGCAGTGCGTAGCGAATTTCCGAAGCAGCCCCAAGATTCTTGATGCATGCAAGACACTGCAATTTGAAGTTGCCCACATGCCCGAGATTCCTGATTTCTGGCAACTAGGAGACGCCTACGACAAGGACCTTGCAAAGACGATCAAGTCGTCGAAGATCTTGCCAGATGTCATTACCATACCCGACCGAATCAACCTGGAAAAATTGATTCTTGTGGTCGGGACTTCCATAGAGGATTTCCAGGAGAAGGTGCTTGCATTGAACACCCTGGTCTGCGCCTCTAGAAGTTAAGGAAGGCTCCCAGGGACACGGCGACGGTTTCATGGTCGGAGAAACTGCCGAAGGGATTCTGCAGGAATTCGCGGGTGAAGGTAAGTTCCAGGGCTGCGTTTTCTCCATAGACACGGATACCCATGTTGGCTGTGGCCTGGCCCGGATTGATTTCTACAACCTTGGTATCGACATTTTCAATGCGGGAGTCATTCATCGAGAATGCTTGCCACTGGTAGTTGGCTCCACCGAAGGCGATGACATGGTTTCCCAGGGCGACTTCACCGAGAATGTTCGGAGTCAGGACAATGCTGTATTCGTTATGGCGACTGACCATGTCCTTGATGCGGTCGTAGGCGACCATGGGAATCATGGTGTTGAGGCCCACAAAGACCCTGGATTTTTCGGATTGGAGAACCGCGCTACCGAAGTTGAATTCCGGGACTACCAATACGCCGGATTCAGGCTTGGTAACAGTCGCCCTGTAGGTAGCGATATAGGATTTTCCATCTTCTCCGACGATGATGCTCTTGTCCATGGTCTTGCTTTGAGCAACATGTCTGTCGACACTCAGAGTAAAGGACCATGCAAAGGCGTTGTTAGAGGAATTGCCAATGGTGAATGTTCCGAAGGCGTCCCAGGAGATTTCCTCTGAAACATGGTTTCCTTCGTCCAACAGGATGTTGTTTTCGGGATTGAGGTAGCCGCCGGCCAGGCCCACGTCAAGGTTGCCGATTTTGGCTGACAAAGTACCTGCGAAATAGGTGTCGCCACGGGTTTCCTTTGTAGTGGTACTAGAGTAGTCGGAGTCCTCGTATTTCCATGCCTTGCCGATATTGGTCTCGAGAGAGAAACCGAATCCATCGATGGCGAGACCTGCGGCAATGTTGCCGAAATCCTCATTTTTTTCGAAGGCCATGAAGAACGTCTTGTTTTCGCCGAAGGCAACAACGCCGGATTCGTCTACGGGTTCGATGTAGGCCAGCTTATGGCCGAACATCTTGTGGGGCATGGAAAGGTCTCCGCCGATTGTAGCGGCGGCGGCTTCGTTGCCAACGAGATTGTAGGCGTTTCCGTGAAGAATGTCGAGCTTGTGCTTGGGCGCAGCCGGAGCTTCGGCAACGGAAGCCGCGGCCTGGGCAGGCGTAGCATCTGCTACGACTGCGGCAGCTGTCGCTGCAGAATCGGCGGGGGCTGCGGTTTCAACCGCCTGGGTGGAATCCTGAGCGGGCTGTTCCATCGCCTGCTGGACTTGCTGTAAGGAATCCGCAGGAGTGGTGCTGTCTGCGGTAAAGTCGCTGGCGGGCTGAACCGGCGTTTCGGATGTGTTGTCCTGGGAAATCTCGACGGTCTCGGGATTTTGCTGCACAGGCATCTGTGCGGTAGTATCTGCAATAGCTTCTGTAGGGCTTTCTGCCGGAATGTTTTCCGCTGTTGCCTCGGGAGCGGCAGGCGCGGCTTCTGCAGACGCTGCCTGCTCTGCTGTCGCGGTGGGCTCTGTACTCGGGACTTCTGCCGCGGCTGTTTCAGGGGTTGCGGCCTCAGTAGCAGGCGCTTCCACCGGGCTTTCCGTCGTAGCGGGAGCTTCAACTGTGGCTACCGCAGGCGTTTCTGCTGCGGGTTGATCCTGAGGGATAATTTCCTGGGCTTGGAGGCATGCTGCAAAACCAAGGGAAATAGCGAAAACATTCTTCTTCATATTCATGTTTTAAACATAAATAAAAAACGTTTCCATAGGGAAGATTCTGCCAACATGGCTGGTTTTTTGTGTAACCAGTAAAAATGACCGATTGTTTTGCTATTTTGTCAGCATAAGTTAAGGCGCGGTCCTGTACTGCGCAAAAAAATGAGGTTTTTATGTCCGTTGCAATGCAAGATGTAATGAAGCAGTCCGGTGTGGCTTTCGGTACCAGTGGGGCACGCGGCCTGGTTTCTGCCATGACCGATCGCGTATGCTACGTTTACGCTCGCTCCTTTATCAAGTACTGCGAAGCTTCCTACAAGTGCGATCACGAAATCGCAATCGCTGGCGACCTTCGCCCCAGTACCGGTCGCATCTTGCAGGCTCTGGTGAAGGCTGGTCAGGATGCCGGCTGGAAGGTGACTTACTGCGGCCGCATTCCGTCCCCTGCAATCGCCCTCTATGGCCTCGACAAGAAGCTGCCCACCATCATGGTGACCGGCTCCCATATTCCCGCCGACCGCAACGGCATCAAGTTCAACCACCCCAATGGCGAAATCACCAAGGCTGACGAACAAGGTATCGTAAGCCAGAGTGTTGATTTTGACGAAGCCATGTTTGGCGCCGACGGCATGCTCGTCGCCGCTCCAGAACTTCCTGCAGTCGAAAAGGAAGCAGAAGAAAACTACTGCCTGCGTTACCCCAAGTTTTTTGGCGAAAAGGCCCTGCAGGGTTTGACTATCGGCGTGTACCAGCATTCCGCAGTTGGCCGCGATATCGTGGTCCGCGTTCTTGAAAGCCTTGGCGCCTGCGTCAAGCCCTTTGGCCGCAGTGACGTTTTTGTTCCCGTGGATACTGAAGCTATCCGCCCCGAAGATGAGGAACTGGCCCGCGAATTTACCCACAAGGATTATGTAGACGCCGTGTTCAGTACCGATGGCGATAGCGACCGCCCGCTTTTGGCCGATGACGTGGGCATGTGGCTCCGCGGTGACGTTCTTGGCATTCTCGCTTCCCAGGCTCTGGGTATCAAGCGCATTGCTACTCCCGTCAGCTGCAATACCTCTCTTGAAAAGTGCGGCAGCTTTGAAAAGATTGAACGTTCCCGCATCGGTTCTCCGTATGTAATCGCCGGCATGGAAAGCCTCGTGGACGCGAACTCCGCGGATGTGTCCGTCGCAGGTTACGAAGCCAACGGCGGTTTCTTGCTGCAGACCGACCTGAAGCGTACCGCCTACGATGGCGTTACCCGTACGCTGCCCGCTCTGCCTACCCGCGACGCTCTGCTTCCCATGATCGCTGTGATGGTCATGGTTCGCGAACAGAAGATGTGCGTCGTTGATTTGCTCCGCAAACTTCCCAAGCGCTTCACCGTAAGCGACCGCCTCAAGGAATTCCCCACCGAGATTTCCAAGGCAAAGCTTGCCGAAATCCGCGAGCAGAAGCTTGGCGAAAAGCTGTTCGGCAAGTTTGCCGCAAAGCCCAGCAAGTTCAACAAGGGCGCTCCTTTCCACGGCAAGATGGTTTCCCTCAACGAAGTGGACGGCTACCGTATGGAATTTGACTCCGGCGATATCGTGCACCTGCGCCCCAGCGGCAACGCCCCGGAATTCCGCTGCTATGTGGAAACCGAAGGCAAGGAACGCTCCGCCGAACTTCTGGCCGACTGCCTCAAGGTCATGGAAGGCTGGAGAAAGTAGCCTTACGTCATCCTGAGCAAGCAAAGCTTGCGAAGGATCCAGTGACGTTTAACTCTTTTTTTGTATTTTAAACCTATGATGAAGAAACTTCTTGCAACCGCTTTGCTTTGTTCCGCCACAGCCGCCTTTGCTGGCGAGTTTTGGCATGTGGACCGCGGTGGTTCTTCCATGAAGTTTCTTTCTATGCAGACTTCCGCTCGTTCTGCCGCCATGTCTGGCGCAGGTGTGGCAGATGCTGGCCGCGTATCCGAAGTAGGGCGCAACCCGTTGGCCATGAGCGCAGTCAATGAAGCTGAATTCGGTTTGAACCAAATCATCTTCGATGAGCATGGCGCCGATAATTTTGTTTCGGCCTATTACGGCTTGCCCTTCTCCATTGCGAACTATCCTCTGGCCATGTCCATGACGGTGGATTTCCTTGGTTATGACGGTATCGAGGGCCGCGACGAGAACGGCCTCAAGACTGATGATTACGGCGCCTACGCCTGGAGCCTTCAGGCAGGTCTCGGCAGCCGCGGCAAGGTTTTCAACTGGGCTGCTACCGCACGCTTTGCACAGCAGACTATCGACGATGAATCCGCCATCGCCATTCTTGGTGACGCCGGTCTCTCTTACCGCGTGAACAAGTACGTGGGTTTTGGCGCTACCGTGACCAACGCCGGTTACATGGGCGACTACGACGGCGAAGACGAAGTGGCCCCCATGGCAGTCCAGGCTGGTGTCAGCGGTATCCTGCCTATTTCTGAAAGTTGGAACATCCATCTTAATGTAGATGCATACCGCCGTGCCGATACGGAAGACCAGTGGCTCTTTGGCGGTGAAGTCAACTACATGGACGCTCTTTCCTTGCGTCTTGGTTATGCCATCCGTCCCGACACCGAGAATGGTATCAGCTGCGGTCTTGGCTTTGCCTTCGGCATGATCGTGTTTGACTACGGTTACAGCCCCCGCCCCGCATTTGAAGGCGGAAATCATTACCTTAGTATCGGTCTCAAGTTCTAGCGCTGTGGATCTTTATCTGGTAGTTTAGGCTACCTCGGCTGATTCCCAGTTTTCTTGCCGTAAGGCTTCTGTTCCATTTGTTGTTTTCAAGCTCCTGGTTGATTGTGTCCCAGTGAGGTCTTGCGCGGTACAGCCCCATAGGTTCCGCAAGCGTTTGGGCTGGGCTTTTGCCATTGGCTGTATGGTTTAGGCCAGGTTCTATTTCGAATTCCGCAGACAGGATGTCCACTAGGTTTATGCCGTGTGGCTTGAGCAGGGCATAGCGTTGCATTACGTTCTTTAGCTGGCGTACATTGCCGGGCCAGTTTCTGCGGGACAGGGCCGCCACTTCGTGCTCCTCCAGGGCACAGTTCTCGGAACAGCAGGCCTCCTGCCAGAGCTGCTGCGCAATGTCCTTGAAGTCGTCGCGTTCCCGTAATGGCGGGACCCGTATGGGGAGCACGTTCAATCTGAAGTAGAGGTCCTCGCGGAACCGCCCTGCGGCTACCTCATGTCGCAAGTCCCTGTTGGTGGCGCAAATCAGCCTGAAGTCTACAGGAATGCTTTGGGC
The genomic region above belongs to Fibrobacter sp. and contains:
- a CDS encoding phosphomannomutase, translated to MSVAMQDVMKQSGVAFGTSGARGLVSAMTDRVCYVYARSFIKYCEASYKCDHEIAIAGDLRPSTGRILQALVKAGQDAGWKVTYCGRIPSPAIALYGLDKKLPTIMVTGSHIPADRNGIKFNHPNGEITKADEQGIVSQSVDFDEAMFGADGMLVAAPELPAVEKEAEENYCLRYPKFFGEKALQGLTIGVYQHSAVGRDIVVRVLESLGACVKPFGRSDVFVPVDTEAIRPEDEELAREFTHKDYVDAVFSTDGDSDRPLLADDVGMWLRGDVLGILASQALGIKRIATPVSCNTSLEKCGSFEKIERSRIGSPYVIAGMESLVDANSADVSVAGYEANGGFLLQTDLKRTAYDGVTRTLPALPTRDALLPMIAVMVMVREQKMCVVDLLRKLPKRFTVSDRLKEFPTEISKAKLAEIREQKLGEKLFGKFAAKPSKFNKGAPFHGKMVSLNEVDGYRMEFDSGDIVHLRPSGNAPEFRCYVETEGKERSAELLADCLKVMEGWRK
- a CDS encoding PorV/PorQ family protein, which produces MMKKLLATALLCSATAAFAGEFWHVDRGGSSMKFLSMQTSARSAAMSGAGVADAGRVSEVGRNPLAMSAVNEAEFGLNQIIFDEHGADNFVSAYYGLPFSIANYPLAMSMTVDFLGYDGIEGRDENGLKTDDYGAYAWSLQAGLGSRGKVFNWAATARFAQQTIDDESAIAILGDAGLSYRVNKYVGFGATVTNAGYMGDYDGEDEVAPMAVQAGVSGILPISESWNIHLNVDAYRRADTEDQWLFGGEVNYMDALSLRLGYAIRPDTENGISCGLGFAFGMIVFDYGYSPRPAFEGGNHYLSIGLKF
- a CDS encoding sigma-54 dependent transcriptional regulator, with the protein product MKNIENILLIAAKSDISVLLQGESGAGKEVCARYIHSHSPRKNAPFMALNCGAISRNLTESILEGAKKGAFTGAHTDQPGVVRASHGGTLFLDEIGEMPLDIQCKLLRILQEKAVLPLGSAQSIPVDFRLICATNRDLRHEVAAGRFREDLYFRLNVLPIRVPPLRERDDFKDIAQQLWQEACCSENCALEEHEVAALSRRNWPGNVRQLKNVMQRYALLKPHGINLVDILSAEFEIEPGLNHTANGKSPAQTLAEPMGLYRARPHWDTINQELENNKWNRSLTARKLGISRGSLNYQIKIHSART